A region of Anopheles merus strain MAF chromosome 2R, AmerM5.1, whole genome shotgun sequence DNA encodes the following proteins:
- the LOC121590965 gene encoding uncharacterized protein LOC121590965: MTPEKFLRRPKSKACEKLKNSKTMENECSSAASTSSPENASSRHLADFVDGINSSKQSTPLAPASLQGTANKRQLRRKRRRISLSEEDKELFDKNFEESIQTAAVKNNLTSMCVKKLLKNIVANDHVFAMVLLKEEEDTQKIKEDISKASKSVSDEDDDDDDDDDDEEEKVQPEPKLTRLKAKQLKQIPLPIASLNEPIPDDEVAALIREELNSDDDDEEYKPTEDEIVSDDDPNTTVSDVDSQPRTPASVAAVVDPDNEPLVRYTKDGLFKIPKPRNDSQCSQSEQEQEQENIALRTRSKLCLTTTAIETLESTFIPPDITKDMYEYDGEMDQAWKDFLEEFTKPLPNNLEDDDDNDPEYVAAEGIPFDPEEMRTLKVSKKELNELVQELMEMGATDDQSLLEETLTKTINESLNSQMNDRDALLSTPVPAEESNCIDDTIQSTIAESNVSTMPEQLSSTAVLPPEPSVNEFVQTTEQLDTPGSGSGYNPTMYATECVQFATHNDMPSISNSADGSDINGAASLQSTAIFSTISNETNSQNDSYNYTVLQNCTTQPKFLLKYNRLEETLGDELSPKRYRLSSTTVPVEVNVSETAPGMNDYQFKLLHQQLRMHVQLTAQHFLQTYGHPTLWQMAPKFKTMLTELAQIGRAKPNIVPWNLPLALDCCQSWENQLAVNDDNTKSLMKFWKDELDREEKERKIRRIYHSDFHWMVREKIINCRAFIYPSLIPYKAFRTCLSLQASGAYNCEKHLIATWLERAQEALEKNSKYLKSKNALQKVTIGKVCEYVAKHYVHGMFSTARLKNIVYKRKSEPGKPSNPISFFLLNGYAPPYQHELEVFDANNVIPLSQYHKDTLHYNWERYIHFQRKAFLDILPCNKSGPEPIVYNGAPQIPPPGGASNGSDSAFSIGVLLPEGESETTIQTQNQYIPLQNSDTERSQPVNNDAADAQVGAVVRVGYDKFVVSFLDSVQENDVPVIVEGPSDGENTDISTAVSSISDESVFPAKHCVSLLEGENARNGSGQHDNLSRSAAVATLYAAMKKYLRVLKNEVKQELTGSLLEDATHPLYRVYAHFKTLEVYCRFLNELRKMCENLDAYQYKPLPHCSYRQVQQGLLRLSCSHRTDGSLVINAEYITDQFEDYRSMEDKDATYAFNYYEKVEETLLASGRGDLLQRFEQILRNYDESENRVSVLYYQIEDLLGESFPQLVDMFLTFLLPGQAAEVGKFFEHFILTNMGDFLEKLNVFFAKQPSQIKKIHACLNELSNEPDVTMEQVKTKVLPLLKSSTLLTEWFLQLFPGERPPESPVCDYEHIGLKKHALNESFDAGSVYEHVSYIETLPEVSEVPGSSNAIRYIQGRIFQGAQPARLTFLANNFLTKVVVSDQPSSEETVTNGENLCDDATLMAHAIRLNPLVHCPKGITYADVAHLLVENSKEMDVRPLPETSVANAHANEEDNKTGTTSKKLTPKLPLKKRFNSPSPRKTGNSPGDEKSSPVSNKESATSKKAAAASAVAVTIPPESKALSTARKLKSLVDSPQTSSQEERQLDGISTADQACSVKKKPETTVQPATQSAPIISNNGSSSSNGSSSSSSSSSGGNTSAGGCSVKVSNSSTNVETRQEPEGQKQANSIDAPSWTREEDKIILQDIIKGYSSVDTFIQQIEQKLPSRTSEQIRNRFEFLLRMLRQVKQK; encoded by the exons ATGACGCCGGAAAAGTTTCTTCGGCGACCTAAATCTAAAGCATGTGAAAAGCTTAAAAACAGTAAAACTATGGAAAATGAATGTTCCAGTGCGGCATCTACCTCATCTCCTGAAAATGCATCAAGCAGGCACTTGGCTGATTTTGTGGACGGCATCAATTCTTCCAAACAATCCACACCCTTGGCACCAGCCTCGTTACAAGGCACCGCAAACAAACGACAGCTACGAAGAAAAAG GCGAAGAATTTCGTTGTCCGAGGAGGATAAAGAACTGTTTGACAAAAACTTTGAAGAATCAATACAAACTGCAGCAGTTAAAAATAATCTTACTTCGATGTGTGTCAAAAAGCTATTAAAG AACATTGTTGCTAACGACCATGTGTTCGCTATGGTTTTGctgaaagaggaagaggatactcagaaaataaaagaagataTCAGTAAAGCATCAAAATCTGTGAGTGATgaagatgacgatgatgatgatgatgatgatgatgaggaggaGAAAGTGCAACCTGAGCCTAAACTGACACGCTTAAAGGCAAAGCAGCTGAAGCAAATACCTTTGCCGATTGCTTCGCTCAACGAACCAATCCCTGACGATGAAGTGGCGGCTTTGATCCGCGAAGAGTTAAATTcagacgatgacgatgaggaGTATAAGCCAACAGAGGACGAAATTGTCTCCGATGATGATCCAAATACCACTGTGTCGGATGTGGATTCGCAACCCAGAACTCCAGCAtcagttgctgctgttgttgatccGGATAATGAACCGCTCGTTCGGTATACTAAAGATGGTCTGTTTAAGATTCCAAAACCTCGAAATGATAGTCAATGCTCGCAATCTgagcaggagcaggagcaagaaaatattgcaTTACGAACTCGGTCCAAGTTATGCTTAACAACGACTGCAATTGAAACACTGGAATCTACATTTATACCACCGGATATTACGAAGGATATGTATGAATATGACGGAGAAATGGACCAAGCTTGGAAGGATTTTTTGGAGGAGTTCACCAAGCCATTAC CGAATAATttggaagatgatgatgataacgatCCAGAGTATGTTGCGGCCGAAGGAATACCAT ttgatCCCGAGGAAATGAGAACATTGAAAGTTTCCAAAAAGGAACTGAATGAGTTGGTTCAAGAGTTAATGGAAATGGGTGCGACGGATGATCAATCTCTGTTAGAAGAAACTTTGACTAAAACTATCAACGAATCTTTAAATTCTCAAATGAATGATCGAGATGCTTTGTTAAGTACGCCTGTTCCAGCAGAAGAAAGTAATTGTATTGATGATACGATACAGTCAACCATTGCTGAAAGTAATGTTTCAACCATGCCAGAACAGTTGTCGTCCACGGCTGTGTTACCACCGGAACCATCGGTCAATGAGTTTGTTCAAACTACGGAACAGTTGGATACTCCTGGCTCTGGTTCTGGATATAACCCAACTATGTACGCTACTGAATGCGTACAATTTGCAACTCATAACGATATGCCATCGATATCCAATAGTGCGGATGGTAGTGACATCAACGGAGCAGCTTCTTTACAGTCGACGGCAATATTTTCAACGATctcaaatgaaacaaatagtCAAAACGATTCCTATAATTACACCGTTCTGCAGAACTGTACGACACAACCAAAGTTTCTATTGAAATATAATAGACTAGAGGAAACTTTGGGGGATGAGTTGTCGCCAAAGAGGTATCGCCTTAGCTCTACAACCGTGCCCGTGGAAGTGAACGTATCGGAAACGGCACCAGGAATGAATgattatcaatttaaattacTGCACCAGCAGCTACGAATGCACGTTCAGCTGACCGCGCAGCATTTTCTGCAAACATATGGTCATCCCACGTTGTGGCAGATGGCACCTAAGTTTAAAACGATGCTTACAGAACTAGCTCAGATCGGAAGAGCGAAGCCAAACATTGTTCCGTGGAATTTGCCATTGGCATTGGATTGTTGTCAAAGTTGGGAAAATCAGTTAGCCGTAAACGATGACAACACAAAGTCGCTAATGAAATTCTGGAAAGATGAATTAGATAGAGAGGAAAAGGAGCGAAAGATTCGTCGAATTTATCACAGTGATTTTCATTGGATGGTTAGAGAAAAGATCATAAATTGCAGGGCTTTCATATATCCGTCCCTGATACCGTACAAAGCTTTCCGCACTTGCCTTTCCTTGCAAGCAAGCGGCGCATACAACTGTGAAAAACA CTTGATTGCAACATGGTTAGAGCGAGCGCAAGAAGCGCTTGAGAAAAAtagtaaatatttaaaatcgaAAAATGCACTGCAGAAGGTCACAATAGGAAAAGTTTGTGAATATGTTGCTAAACATTATGTTCACGGTATGTTCAGCACGGCTCGTTTGAAAAACATAGTATATAAACGAAAATCAGAACCGGGTAAACCGTCCAATCCTATATCG TTTTTCCTTCTAAACGGTTATGCGCCTCCGTATCAGCATGAACTGGAGGTGTTTGACGCAAATAATGTTATTCCACTTTCACAGTATCACAAGGACACACTCCATTATAATTGGGAACGGTATATACATTTTCAGAGAAAG GCTTTCCTTGATATACTGCCGTGTAATAAGAGCGGGCCGGAACCAATCGTGTACAATGGAGCTCCTCAAATACCACCGCCGGGAGGCGCATCGAACGGATCGGATAGTGCATTCAGCATAGGTGTGCTGCTTCCGGAAGGAGAATCGGAAACAACAATTCAAACACAGAATCAGTACATTCCGTTACAAAACAGTGACACGGAAAGAAGTCAGCCAGTGAACAATGATGCGGCCGATGCGCAAGTTGGTGCGGTTGTCCGTGTTGGGTACGATAAGTTTGTGGTGAGCTTTTTGGATAGCGTTCAAGAAAATGATGTGCCTGTGATTGTGGAGGGTCCAAGTGATGGCGAAAATACCGACATAAGCACCGCTGTGTCCAGTATCAGTGATGAGTCTGTTTTCCCTGCAAAACATTGTGTGTCTTTGTTGGAGGGTGAAAATGCTAGGAATGGTAGTGGCCAACATGATAATCTTTCACGCTCGGCAGCAGTCGCGACACTGTACGCTGCCATGAAAAAATATCTGCGGGTGCTGAAGAACGAAGTAAAACAGGAGCTGACAGGTTCATTGCTTGAGGATGCAACTCACCCGCTGTACCGTGTGTATGCTCACTTCAAAACTTTAGAAGTGTATTGTCGATTTCTAAATGAACTACGAAAAATGTGTGAAAACCTTGATGCATATCAATACAAACCTCTGCCACATTGTTCTTACCGGCAGGTACAGCAAGGTTTATTGCGACTATCATGCAGCCATCGTACTGATGGCAGTCTCGTCATAAACGCCGAATACATTACAGACCAATTTGAGGATTACCGTAGCATGGAAGACAAGGATGCTACGTATGCGTTTAACTACTACGAAAAGGTGGAGGAAACGTTGCTTGCATCCGGTCGTGGTGATCTGCTGCAGCGCTTTGAGCAGATTTTGAGGAACTATGATGAGTCGGAGAACCGGGTGTCGGTGTTGTACTATCAAATCGAAGACTTGTTGGGAGAAAGCTTTCCACAGCTGGTGGACATGTTTCTTACCTTCCTGCTGCCGGGCCAGGCAGCTGAGGTGGGGAAATTTTTCGAGCACTTTATTCTGACAAACATGGGAGATTTTCTAGAGAAGCTAAATGTGTTCTTTGCCAAACAGCCATCCCAGATCAAAAAGATACATGCTTGCCTAAACGAACTGTCCAACGAACCGGACGTTACGATGGAACAAGTGAAAACGAAAGTATTACCACTGCTCAAGAGCAGTACGCTTCTTACCGAATGGTTCCTGCAACTATTTCCCGGCGAACGTCCTCCCGAATCGCCCGTATGTGACTATGAACACATTGGGCTAAAAAAACACGCCTTAAATGAAAGCTTCGATGCTGGATCGGTTTACGAACATGTGTCCTACATTGAAACGCTTCCGGAAGTGTCAGAAGTGCCTGGTTCTTCCAATGCAATTCGTTACATACAGGGAAGAATATTCCAAGGGGCTCAACCAGCACGATTGACCTTTCTCGCGAATAATTTTCTCACGAAGGTGGTTGTCTCCGACCAGCCTTCATCTGAAGAGACAGTAACGAATGGCGAGAATCTCTGTGATGATGCGACGCTGATGGCACATGCCATTCGCCTGAACCCGTTGGTACACTGCCCGAAAGGTATCACGTATGCGGATGTTGCTCATCTGTTGGTGGAGAATAGTAAAGAAATGGACGTCCGACCCTTACCCGAAACTTCCGTTGCAAATGCTCATGCGAATGAGGAGGACAATAAGACAGGAACCACTTCCAAAAAGCTAACACCAAAGCTACCGTTGAAAAAACGATTCAATTCGCCGAGTCCACGTAAGACAGGAAACTCGCCGGGCGATGAGAAATCATCGCCAGTGAGTAATAAGGAATCAGCGACGTCAAAGAAGGcggctgctgcttctgcagtGGCAGTAACGATACCGCCAGAGTCCAAGGCTTTGTCAACGGCGCGGAAATTAAAATCGCTTGTTGACTCACCACAAACAAGCTCTCAGGAAGAGCGACAGTTAGACGGAATTAGCACAGCAGATCAAGCATGTAGTGTGAAGAAAAAGCCAGAAACAACAGTACAACCAGCAACACAATCCGCTCCTATAATATCCAACAAcggcagtagcagtagtaatggtagtagtagtagtagtagtagtagtagtggcgGAAATACTAGTGCTGGTGGTTGTAGTGTTAAAGTCAGTAATAGTAGTACTAATGTTGAAACGCGCCAGGAACCAGAAGGACAGAAGCAAGCCAACAGTATAGATGCGCCAAGTTGGACGCGAGAGGAAGATAAAATAATTCTGCAGGATATAATAAAAGGATACTCATCGGTAGATACGTTCATTCAGCAGATCGAACAGAAATTACCATCTAGGACTAGTGAGCAGATACGAAATAGGTTTGAATTTTTACTGCGAATGTTACGCCAGGTTAAACAGAAATGA
- the LOC121590970 gene encoding dynein regulatory complex protein 10-like, whose protein sequence is MADARFEESILIIRAIVAECLRKLEILSWCEKNAHLYDSTRTYSIAKLLQHRNKGLHSIVIELSENPKHLASESCSSYATTSLGSVIPRDDSASGEDRIYYDRFEYMDRCKKVHSLAKKHDVLKFQCHELNHQLHVASQIEIAKQRFVAFWESARKDQLQQSILLDVQNLRKKQTFIEKERTNALQAAGIIDQYYDWKLASIESEIENWMNRFDREKEEQDARFQKARATEKYWNELLQIHEQQVQEIGLLEIDLERWEEDAQFKVFCHRMATKLQAWWRGVMVRKGFGRFGTAGRNRGKKGKGKDKKAKKARK, encoded by the exons ATGGCCGATGCAAGATTCGAAGAAAGTATCCTCATCATAAGAGCAATTGTAGCGGAATGTTTACGAAAGCTTGAAATTCTTAGCTGGTGTGAGAAGAATGCACACTTGTATGACTCTACTCGCACGTATTCCATTGCTAAACTGCTACAGCACAGAAACAAAGGATTGCATTCGATAGTAATTGAGCTGTCCGAAAATCCGAAACACCTAGCATCCGAATCTTGTAGCTCATACGCTACTACCTCCCTTGGCAGTGTGATACCCCGCGACGATAGCGCTTCGGGAGAAGATCGAATCTACTACGATCGTTTTGAATATATGGACCGCTGTAAAAAAGTTCACAGTTTAGCGAAAAAACACGACGTTCTGAAATTTCAGTGCCACGAACTAAACCATCAGCTTCAC GTAGCATCGCAAATCGAAATAGCGAAACAGCGGTTCGTGGCGTTTTGGGAATCAGCACGTAAAGACCAACTGCAGCAGTCCATTTTGCTAGACGTACAAAATCTACGCAAGAAACAAACGTTCATCGAGAAAGAACGGACCAATGCACTGCAAGCTGCCGGCATCATCGACCAGTACTATGATTGGAAGCTGGCCAGCATTGAAAGTGAGATTGAAAATTGGATGAACCGGTTCGATCGCGAAAAGGAGGAACAAGATGCCCGATTTCAGAAAGCGCGCGCTACGGAAAAGTACTGGAACGAGTTATTGCAAATTCATGAACAACAAGTGCAGGAAATAGGCCTTTTAGAAATCGACTTGGAGCGTTGGGAGGAGGATGCACAGTTCAAAGTGTTTTGTCACAGAATGGCCACTAAATTGCAAGCCTGGTGGCGTGGTGTAATGGTCAGAAAAGGCTTTGGCAGGTTTGGCACAGCTGGAAGAAACAGGGGAAAGAAAGGCAAGggaaaagacaaaaaagctaaaaaggCAAGGAAATAG
- the LOC121590972 gene encoding protein C1orf43 homolog isoform X2 has product MEELSGVMIVLIIGGGVLGVTMCFIFAKRQIVRFTLRQRRGPHVAVGHDTKKSIKKEIERRIDCIQKIYYEPKLIWDDKQQDDEKYILKPDTTLPPYYWRMKAVDDVKELEREIAKQDGATRHPRDSMRAFLLTTLAAPLNGSGQRLIHQFCDMYDHARHDPNEFGEEEYQSYQRLLKKLSEATKMLKSYSSSRKSSPNRTPVKKHSKMQSLLDPARLRPPPVALTPGNAGDTIISNTRMNLSLAVQLQQQQEQQFQQPELEENEILSISQYHGETGRHSFSLSDR; this is encoded by the exons ATGGAGGAGTTGTCGGGAGTTATGATCGTGCTGATTATAGGTGGTGGCGTTTTAGGAGTTACaatgtgtttcatttttgcaAAGCGCCAGATCGTCCGATTTACGCTCAGACAAAGACGTGGGCCCCACGTCGCTGTTGGACATGATACTAAAAAG tccaTCAAAAAGGAAATTGAGCGTAGAATCGACTGTATACAAAAAATTTACTACGAACCAAAACTCATTTGGGATGATAAGCAGCAAGACgatgaaaaatacattttgaaacCTGATACCACATTACCGCCGTACTACTGGCGCATGAAGGCAGTGGATGATGTGAAAGAGCTGGAAAGGGAAATCGCCAAACAGGACGGGGCTACCAGGCATCCTAGAGATAGCATGAGGGCGTTTCTTCTGACTACACTTGCGGCTCCTCTGAATGGATCCGGTCAACGACTGATTCATCAGTTCTGTGATAT GTATGACCATGCTCGGCATGATCCAAACGAATTTGGCGAGGAGGAGTATCAATCTTACCAACGGTTGCTCAAGAAACTATCCGAAGC tacaaaaatgttgaaatctTACTCAAGCAGTCGAAAATCTTCACCAAATCGAACGCCTGTGaaaaaacactccaaaatgCAATCACTGCTCGATCCTGCCAGATTACGTCCTCCGCCAGTAGCACTGACACCTGGAAACGCAGGTGACACGATAATTTCAAACACCCGCATGAATCTATCACTGGCGGTGCAActgcaacaacagcaagagCAACAATTCCAGCAGCCCGAACTTGAGGAAAACGAAATTCTCAGCATTTCCCAGTACCACGGCGAAACAG GCCGtcattctttttctttgtcAGACCGTTAA
- the LOC121590969 gene encoding uncharacterized protein LOC121590969: MIRDSLFRRLVKRSKRFLVNLLTTTSAHGIGHVVQEGLHFIERIIWLSCIFIGVYGMVALSQRIWNRFQTSPTVISMDRNMYFWNTSFPSLTICSHRRIDEDKLADYIRMRGFDEDDAEQFREFIVLLANVTYTTFLDLPMYKTFGIAGYEYMELLYNLSWSFQPQVNSGTASVLSVQPTITELGLCLAVNSRIAVYNSYEYWQSRRWERVHEPAPLVVHPLDGEVYGQLIKLESSYEVFFHGSMEVAEISKRQYSFQESYYTTVELLALEILTSSIARELSISQRQCRFTHEDEILLFSPVYSYNLCRIECRMKFAFKLCGCVPHFYRPVGKGNFRYRICDFEGLRCLGQRADEMITLRSKKNPIDCNCLPNCDDSNFFIQAYRSREWFLGANLQWGLTDYPKMQLNRDIIFGLSDVFVYIGGLGGFFLGCSLITFAEFVFFLTWRLFK; this comes from the exons ATGATTCGGGACAGCTTGTTCCGACGCTTGGTGAAGCGTTCGAAGCGCTTTCTCGTGAATCTACTGACCACCACCTCGGCCCACGGTATCGGACACGTTGTGCAGGAAGGGCTGCACTTTATCGAGCGTATAATATGGCTTTCCTGCATATTCATCGGTGTGTACGGTATGGTGGCACTGTCGCAGCGCAtctggaaccgattccaaACTTCGCCGACCGTTATATCGATGGATCGCAATATGTACTTCTGGAACACGAGCTTTCCGAGTTTGACCATCTGTTCGCACCGGCGCATCGATGAGGATAAGCTGGCCGATTACATCCGGATGCGGGGCTTCGACGAGGACGATGCAGAGCAGTTCCGGGAGTTTATCGTGCTGCTTGCCAACGTAACGTACACCACGTTTCTCGATCTACCGATGTACAAAACGTTCGGCATTGCGGGCTACGAGTACATGGAGCTGCTGTACAACTTGTCCTGGAGCTTTCAGCCCCAGGTCAACAGCGGAACGGCTAGTGTGCTGTCCGTGCAGCCCACCATTACCGAGCTGGGGCTGTGTTTGGCAGTGAACTCGCGCATTGCCGTGTACAATTCGTACGAGTATTGGCAATCTCGGCGCTGGGAGCGCGTCCACGAGCCGGCCCCACTGGTGGTGCATCCACTGGACGGGGAGGTGTACGGGCAGTTGATCAAGCTCGAAAGTTCCTACGAAGTGTTCTTCCACGGATCGATGGAGGTGGCCGAAATCTCCAAACGGCAGTACTCTTTTCAGGAGTCTTACTACACGACGGTGGAACTGCTGGCGCTAGAAATACTTACCTCCAGCATCGCCCGCGAACTATCCATCTCCCAGCGACAGTGTCGGTTTACGCACGAGGACGAAATACTCCTGTTCAGTCCGGTTTACAGCTACAATTTGTGCCGCATCGAGTGCCGGATGAAGTTCGCTTTCAAACTGTGCGGCTGTGTGCCCCATTTCTATCGACCGGTCGGTAAAGGCAACTTTCGTTACCGTATCTGTGACTTTGAAGGTTTACGATGCCTAGGACAGCGGGCAG ATGAGATGATAACGCTGCGCTCTAAAAAGAACCCAATCGATTGTAATTGTCTACCGAATTGTGATGATTCCAACTTCTTCATACAAGCATAC CGATCGCGTGAGTGGTTTCTTGGCGCCAATCTACAGTGGGGTTTGACGGATTATCCCAAAATGCAGTTGAACAGGGACATTATATTCGGGTTGTCGGATGTATTCG TGTACATTGGTGGATTGGGAGGGTTCTTTCTCGGGTGCAGTTTGATCACATTTGCAGAGTTCGTGTTCTTTCTCACCTGGAGACTATTTAAATAA
- the LOC121590972 gene encoding protein C1orf43 homolog isoform X1: MEELSGVMIVLIIGGGVLGVTMCFIFAKRQIVRFTLRQRRGPHVAVGHDTKKSIKKEIERRIDCIQKIYYEPKLIWDDKQQDDEKYILKPDTTLPPYYWRMKAVDDVKELEREIAKQDGATRHPRDSMRAFLLTTLAAPLNGSGQRLIHQFCDMYDHARHDPNEFGEEEYQSYQRLLKKLSEATKMLKSYSSSRKSSPNRTPVKKHSKMQSLLDPARLRPPPVALTPGNAGDTIISNTRMNLSLAVQLQQQQEQQFQQPELEENEILSISQYHGETETFTIRRSFKN, from the exons ATGGAGGAGTTGTCGGGAGTTATGATCGTGCTGATTATAGGTGGTGGCGTTTTAGGAGTTACaatgtgtttcatttttgcaAAGCGCCAGATCGTCCGATTTACGCTCAGACAAAGACGTGGGCCCCACGTCGCTGTTGGACATGATACTAAAAAG tccaTCAAAAAGGAAATTGAGCGTAGAATCGACTGTATACAAAAAATTTACTACGAACCAAAACTCATTTGGGATGATAAGCAGCAAGACgatgaaaaatacattttgaaacCTGATACCACATTACCGCCGTACTACTGGCGCATGAAGGCAGTGGATGATGTGAAAGAGCTGGAAAGGGAAATCGCCAAACAGGACGGGGCTACCAGGCATCCTAGAGATAGCATGAGGGCGTTTCTTCTGACTACACTTGCGGCTCCTCTGAATGGATCCGGTCAACGACTGATTCATCAGTTCTGTGATAT GTATGACCATGCTCGGCATGATCCAAACGAATTTGGCGAGGAGGAGTATCAATCTTACCAACGGTTGCTCAAGAAACTATCCGAAGC tacaaaaatgttgaaatctTACTCAAGCAGTCGAAAATCTTCACCAAATCGAACGCCTGTGaaaaaacactccaaaatgCAATCACTGCTCGATCCTGCCAGATTACGTCCTCCGCCAGTAGCACTGACACCTGGAAACGCAGGTGACACGATAATTTCAAACACCCGCATGAATCTATCACTGGCGGTGCAActgcaacaacagcaagagCAACAATTCCAGCAGCCCGAACTTGAGGAAAACGAAATTCTCAGCATTTCCCAGTACCACGGCGAAACAG AAACGTTTACTATACGCAGGTCTTTCAAAAATTGA
- the LOC121590972 gene encoding protein C1orf43 homolog isoform X3, with protein sequence MEELSGVMIVLIIGGGVLGVTMCFIFAKRQIVRFTLRQRRGPHVAVGHDTKKSIKKEIERRIDCIQKIYYEPKLIWDDKQQDDEKYILKPDTTLPPYYWRMKAVDDVKELEREIAKQDGATRHPRDSMRAFLLTTLAAPLNGSGQRLIHQFCDMYDHARHDPNEFGEEEYQSYQRLLKKLSEATKMLKSYSSSRKSSPNRTPVKKHSKMQSLLDPARLRPPPVALTPGNAGDTIISNTRMNLSLAVQLQQQQEQQFQQPELEENEILSISQYHGETGLSKIEMV encoded by the exons ATGGAGGAGTTGTCGGGAGTTATGATCGTGCTGATTATAGGTGGTGGCGTTTTAGGAGTTACaatgtgtttcatttttgcaAAGCGCCAGATCGTCCGATTTACGCTCAGACAAAGACGTGGGCCCCACGTCGCTGTTGGACATGATACTAAAAAG tccaTCAAAAAGGAAATTGAGCGTAGAATCGACTGTATACAAAAAATTTACTACGAACCAAAACTCATTTGGGATGATAAGCAGCAAGACgatgaaaaatacattttgaaacCTGATACCACATTACCGCCGTACTACTGGCGCATGAAGGCAGTGGATGATGTGAAAGAGCTGGAAAGGGAAATCGCCAAACAGGACGGGGCTACCAGGCATCCTAGAGATAGCATGAGGGCGTTTCTTCTGACTACACTTGCGGCTCCTCTGAATGGATCCGGTCAACGACTGATTCATCAGTTCTGTGATAT GTATGACCATGCTCGGCATGATCCAAACGAATTTGGCGAGGAGGAGTATCAATCTTACCAACGGTTGCTCAAGAAACTATCCGAAGC tacaaaaatgttgaaatctTACTCAAGCAGTCGAAAATCTTCACCAAATCGAACGCCTGTGaaaaaacactccaaaatgCAATCACTGCTCGATCCTGCCAGATTACGTCCTCCGCCAGTAGCACTGACACCTGGAAACGCAGGTGACACGATAATTTCAAACACCCGCATGAATCTATCACTGGCGGTGCAActgcaacaacagcaagagCAACAATTCCAGCAGCCCGAACTTGAGGAAAACGAAATTCTCAGCATTTCCCAGTACCACGGCGAAACAG GTCTTTCAAAAATTGAAATGGTTTGA